In a genomic window of Dyadobacter fermentans DSM 18053:
- a CDS encoding ABC transporter permease, with amino-acid sequence MLRNYLKIAWRNLLKNKTFSSINILGLALGMACSLLIMLWVQDEIKMDRFHENDARLYSVMENQHYSGEINTYPATPGILAENIVKDIPEIEKASQILWEETPVLLVGNVFDNEKGRFVQGDFLTMFSFKLTHGDAKTALKRPDGIVISQKIADKYFKGVDPIGKAMRVDNKHDVVVTGVLDEVSRYSSMKFDFLMSYDVWQKGAPWSKEWGNNGPRCAVMLAKNADIDKVNAKIEDYIKTKNKDSNVDLFLIHYGESYLYSNWEAGQQNGGRIEYVRMFTVVAVFILIIACINFMNLATARSVKRAKEVGLRKVVGAYKASLIGQFMGESVLITLLSLVVAVAIVLVLLPGFNSLTEKQLALDFLDPTLWALLLLLTLITGLIAGSYPALFMSSLNPVTILKGALKFKPSAAYFRQGLVVFQFGLSIVLILSMIVIYRQIDFIQHKNLGFSQENLLYIPDIENTMTTNFDAFKQALESEPGIKSVARSQANPLAYGSSTMGVSWPGKDTTKQLLFNVNPVGFDFIKTMGIRLLDGRDFSPSFGTDTSNYLVNEAAAKKIGYKDPVGKELTMWGRKGKIIGLMKDFHIGSLHVAIEPLIINLQPKKEAWGVGMIRAEAGKTQQAIESTEKVFRRYNAGVPFKYYFADEEFANLYKAEMVVSKLSNYFAFLAIFISCLGLFGLAAFTAEQRTKEIGVRKVLGASVTNLVGMLSADFVKLVGVAAVIAFPVAWYFLNGWLEKYAFRIDMEWWYFAVAGIAALLIALFTVSFQAIKAALMNPVKSLKSE; translated from the coding sequence ATGCTTAGAAATTATCTGAAAATCGCGTGGCGGAATTTGTTGAAAAACAAGACGTTCAGTTCCATTAATATCCTCGGCCTGGCGCTAGGGATGGCTTGCAGCCTGCTGATCATGCTTTGGGTCCAGGATGAGATTAAAATGGACCGTTTCCATGAGAACGATGCCCGGTTATACTCCGTGATGGAGAACCAGCATTATTCCGGGGAGATTAACACCTATCCGGCCACACCGGGCATTCTGGCCGAGAATATCGTGAAGGATATTCCCGAAATAGAAAAGGCAAGCCAGATCCTTTGGGAGGAAACCCCGGTTTTGCTCGTAGGAAATGTGTTCGACAATGAAAAGGGACGCTTCGTGCAGGGTGATTTCCTGACGATGTTTTCGTTTAAACTCACCCACGGCGACGCGAAAACGGCATTGAAGCGCCCCGACGGTATCGTGATTTCGCAGAAAATTGCCGATAAATATTTCAAAGGCGTGGACCCGATCGGAAAAGCCATGCGTGTGGATAATAAGCATGACGTGGTGGTGACCGGTGTGCTCGACGAGGTTTCGCGTTACTCTTCAATGAAGTTCGACTTCCTGATGAGTTACGACGTATGGCAGAAAGGTGCCCCGTGGTCCAAAGAGTGGGGTAATAACGGCCCGCGCTGCGCCGTGATGCTCGCGAAGAATGCGGATATCGATAAGGTGAATGCCAAAATCGAGGATTATATCAAAACCAAAAACAAAGACAGCAACGTGGATCTTTTCCTGATCCATTACGGCGAATCGTATCTCTATTCAAACTGGGAAGCCGGCCAGCAGAATGGTGGCCGCATCGAGTACGTGCGCATGTTTACGGTTGTGGCGGTGTTTATCCTCATTATTGCCTGCATTAATTTCATGAACCTCGCCACGGCGCGCTCCGTGAAACGCGCGAAGGAGGTGGGGCTGCGCAAAGTGGTAGGTGCCTATAAGGCGAGCCTGATCGGGCAGTTTATGGGCGAGTCGGTGCTGATTACCTTGCTCTCGCTCGTGGTGGCGGTAGCGATTGTGCTCGTGTTGTTGCCTGGCTTCAATTCGCTGACGGAAAAGCAATTAGCGCTCGATTTTCTCGATCCTACGCTCTGGGCATTGCTGCTGCTGCTCACGCTCATTACGGGGCTGATCGCCGGCAGTTACCCGGCATTGTTTATGTCGTCGCTCAACCCCGTTACGATCCTCAAAGGTGCATTGAAATTCAAACCGAGCGCCGCCTATTTCCGGCAGGGGCTGGTGGTGTTCCAATTCGGCCTCTCCATCGTGCTGATCCTCTCGATGATCGTCATTTACCGGCAAATCGACTTTATCCAGCACAAAAACCTGGGTTTCAGCCAGGAGAACCTGCTTTACATTCCGGATATTGAAAATACCATGACTACCAACTTCGATGCATTCAAACAGGCGTTGGAAAGCGAGCCGGGAATCAAATCGGTGGCACGGTCGCAGGCGAACCCGCTCGCGTACGGCAGCTCCACCATGGGCGTGAGCTGGCCCGGAAAGGATACCACCAAGCAGTTGCTTTTTAATGTGAATCCGGTGGGTTTCGATTTTATCAAAACAATGGGTATCAGGCTGCTCGACGGCCGCGATTTCAGTCCGTCGTTCGGGACCGATACTTCCAACTACCTCGTGAACGAGGCCGCTGCTAAAAAGATCGGTTATAAAGACCCGGTAGGCAAAGAGCTTACCATGTGGGGAAGGAAAGGGAAGATCATCGGATTAATGAAGGACTTTCATATCGGTTCGCTGCACGTGGCCATTGAACCGCTCATTATCAACCTGCAACCTAAAAAAGAGGCCTGGGGCGTAGGTATGATCCGCGCGGAGGCCGGCAAAACGCAGCAGGCCATCGAGAGTACCGAAAAGGTGTTCCGGCGGTACAATGCGGGTGTGCCATTCAAATATTACTTCGCTGATGAGGAGTTTGCGAACTTGTATAAGGCGGAAATGGTCGTGAGCAAGCTATCCAACTACTTTGCATTTCTGGCCATATTCATCTCCTGCCTGGGCCTGTTCGGATTGGCGGCATTTACAGCCGAGCAGCGCACGAAGGAAATTGGTGTCCGCAAAGTGCTGGGCGCCAGCGTGACCAACCTGGTGGGGATGCTCTCGGCCGATTTTGTGAAGCTGGTCGGGGTGGCGGCGGTTATCGCGTTCCCGGTTGCCTGGTATTTCCTGAACGGGTGGCTGGAAAAATATGCCTTCCGGATCGATATGGAGTGGTGGTATTTTGCTGTTGCCGGCATTGCCGCATTGCTGATCGCATTGTTTACCGTCAGCTTCCAGGCTATCAAAGCTGCGCTGATGAACCCTGTTAAATCGTTGAAATCCGAATAA
- a CDS encoding ABC transporter permease, which yields MLRNYFKIAVRNLARNKVFSFINIAGLSLGLTCCMLIVLYTKDEVSFDRFHRNKDQLYRVMVTSLDGDDTRTFGSTNAIHGPTFKQDIPEIREVIRAQSNSFVVKKGNEILKEDMLFADAPFFSVFSMPLLSGDPATVLSDIHSIVLSEDLAEKYFGTKNAVGKTMMLKTGDDFEPFIVSGVAKRCPQNSSIQFNAVLPFAYQEAKGWTDSEWMGFYMNTFLLLNEKADFNAVIAKMNQVSKSKVIAEPGKEKDFKNQVVFGLMPFLDVHLQSAGDLRNGLDHGSSPIYSYILSGIAIFILLIACINFVNLTVARSLNRSKEIGVRKVVGSLRKQLIYQFLGESFLLSFLAFTLAIVFTQIALPVFNELANKQLALSYLLDTGLVSGYVALFVSTALVAGMYPALVLSGFSPVQTLYNRTKLSRKNYLTKGLVIFQFALSVCLVIGTIVIYSQFQYLTSKDLGYNDENVLIFSVGRGAPGANLTEVIQSELKNTAGIASVAAFNGNYNGTRAKVGEQEMDFGYIGVSDDFLKILQIPVLKGRNFSKSFSTDPEDAIVVNEAFVKRAGLQNPIGQEVNFEWKNKKMKIIGVIRDYHYASLKDTINPLVLTQDPKYGINTIIAKLDSKDIPATIRAIEKIFRSHVKNQPFEYRFEDEANLKRYESESKWKQMITLAAVLSIFVSCIGLFGLATFNAEMRVKEIGIRKVLGASVASITTLLSMDFVKLVLISILIALPISYYGANFWLQDFPYRIAMSWSYFAIAAILAIAIAVFTVSFQSIRAAMLDPVRSLRSE from the coding sequence ATGCTTAGGAATTATTTCAAAATCGCCGTCCGGAATCTGGCGAGAAACAAGGTTTTCTCGTTTATCAACATCGCCGGGCTTTCCCTTGGACTGACCTGCTGCATGCTGATCGTCCTATACACGAAAGACGAGGTCAGTTTCGATCGCTTTCATCGGAACAAGGACCAGCTGTACCGCGTGATGGTCACCAGCCTGGATGGTGATGATACCCGCACTTTCGGTAGCACGAACGCCATTCACGGACCCACTTTCAAGCAGGATATTCCTGAAATCCGGGAGGTGATCCGGGCGCAGAGCAATTCATTTGTTGTTAAAAAAGGGAATGAGATCTTGAAAGAAGATATGCTGTTCGCCGACGCGCCGTTTTTTTCGGTATTCTCCATGCCGCTGCTGTCCGGCGATCCCGCAACCGTCCTTTCCGACATTCATTCTATCGTGCTGAGCGAGGACCTGGCGGAGAAATATTTCGGCACAAAAAATGCCGTCGGGAAGACAATGATGCTCAAAACCGGAGATGACTTCGAGCCATTCATTGTGTCGGGCGTGGCGAAGCGCTGCCCGCAAAACTCGTCGATCCAGTTTAATGCCGTGCTGCCGTTTGCATACCAGGAAGCAAAGGGTTGGACGGACAGCGAATGGATGGGTTTTTACATGAATACCTTTTTGCTACTGAACGAAAAGGCCGATTTCAATGCGGTAATCGCTAAAATGAACCAGGTTTCTAAAAGCAAGGTAATCGCGGAGCCCGGTAAGGAAAAAGACTTCAAAAACCAGGTCGTGTTTGGACTTATGCCCTTCCTGGACGTGCATTTGCAAAGTGCGGGCGACCTTCGTAATGGCCTCGATCACGGCAGCAGCCCCATTTATTCATACATTCTGTCGGGGATCGCCATCTTTATTTTGCTGATCGCCTGCATCAATTTCGTCAACCTGACCGTGGCGCGCTCACTCAACCGCTCGAAGGAAATCGGCGTGCGGAAAGTTGTGGGAAGCCTGCGGAAGCAGCTTATTTACCAGTTTCTTGGCGAATCGTTTCTGCTTTCCTTTCTCGCATTTACCCTGGCTATCGTATTTACTCAAATCGCATTGCCCGTTTTCAACGAGCTCGCCAACAAGCAGCTGGCGCTGTCGTATTTGCTGGATACCGGCCTGGTATCGGGCTACGTGGCACTGTTTGTCTCGACGGCATTGGTTGCGGGAATGTATCCGGCACTGGTGTTGTCGGGTTTCAGTCCGGTGCAGACGCTCTACAACCGTACAAAGCTGTCGCGGAAGAATTATCTCACGAAGGGCCTGGTGATTTTCCAGTTTGCATTATCCGTTTGCCTCGTGATCGGCACCATTGTGATCTATTCTCAATTCCAATATCTGACGAGCAAGGACTTGGGCTATAACGATGAAAACGTGCTGATTTTCAGTGTAGGCCGCGGCGCGCCGGGCGCCAACCTGACGGAGGTAATCCAGAGTGAGCTGAAAAATACGGCCGGAATAGCATCGGTGGCCGCTTTCAATGGTAATTACAACGGGACGCGCGCCAAGGTGGGCGAGCAGGAGATGGACTTCGGCTACATTGGCGTGAGCGACGATTTTCTGAAAATCCTGCAAATTCCGGTGCTCAAAGGCCGGAACTTCTCGAAAAGCTTCTCCACTGACCCCGAAGATGCGATCGTTGTCAACGAGGCATTTGTTAAGCGTGCCGGGTTACAGAATCCGATCGGTCAGGAAGTGAATTTTGAGTGGAAAAACAAGAAAATGAAGATCATCGGCGTGATTCGCGACTATCACTATGCTTCATTAAAAGACACCATTAACCCGCTGGTGCTCACCCAGGACCCGAAATATGGCATCAATACGATCATCGCGAAACTGGATAGCAAGGACATTCCGGCGACGATCAGGGCCATTGAAAAGATTTTCAGGTCGCATGTCAAAAACCAGCCTTTCGAATACAGGTTTGAAGACGAGGCCAATCTGAAACGCTACGAATCGGAGTCGAAATGGAAACAAATGATCACACTCGCAGCAGTATTGTCCATTTTCGTTTCGTGCATTGGTCTGTTCGGACTTGCCACTTTCAATGCCGAAATGCGGGTGAAAGAGATCGGTATCCGCAAGGTACTCGGGGCTTCGGTGGCGAGCATTACCACGCTGCTTTCGATGGATTTCGTCAAACTCGTGCTCATCTCGATCCTCATCGCCTTGCCGATTTCCTACTATGGCGCCAACTTCTGGTTGCAGGATTTTCCTTACCGCATCGCCATGTCGTGGTCCTACTTCGCCATAGCCGCCATCCTGGCAATCGCCATCGCAGTCTTCACGGTAAGTTTCCAAAGCATCCGGGCCGCAATGCTCGATCCGGTAAGGTCGTTGAGGTCGGAGTAA
- a CDS encoding type II toxin-antitoxin system RelE/ParE family toxin has product MVNKHYQILWDTVALVQFKEIFVYIRKDSYQNALKVKNRIVKCVDNLKSEPRRYKPDQFRLDGDKAFRSFEVYNIRITYFIDDANLKVNIIRVWSTKQEPLTY; this is encoded by the coding sequence ATGGTAAACAAGCATTATCAAATCCTCTGGGATACCGTTGCGCTGGTTCAGTTCAAGGAGATTTTTGTGTATATCCGTAAAGATTCCTACCAGAACGCCTTGAAAGTAAAGAATAGAATCGTCAAATGCGTTGACAATCTCAAATCGGAACCCAGGCGATACAAGCCTGATCAATTCAGACTGGATGGCGATAAAGCTTTTAGGTCGTTCGAGGTGTATAATATCAGAATCACTTATTTCATCGACGACGCCAATCTGAAAGTGAATATCATCCGGGTATGGAGCACGAAACAAGAGCCGTTAACATATTAA
- a CDS encoding ABC transporter permease: protein MIRNYLKIAWRNVLKNKMFSVINVFGLSVGMTCCMLLLLYILSEVSFDKHQEHVNELYLVRSENVQPNGEKMDNPRAPAPYAHALKAEYPEIVQVTRAWQNFLEDKALLTVERPGNAPLSFYETKGTHVDSTFFDVFTYQFLEGHPTAALNDPHSIVLSDVLAKKLFGDQPALNRTIRVGGKTGHNQNFKVTGVVRDESARSHIDARYFVTFQVGWIGDYLRQPEHDFTSNNMFYHYLRLRPGTDPASFEAKLPAFIEKYARKDLKIAGYDKKLVLLPVRDIHLFSQIDRILSATTSATYLYVLASIAVFTLLIACINFMNLATARSAKRAAEVGMRKVMGANKSSLIGQFLGESLVLTFLGLLIAVAAVALLLPFFNQLADKTLTVDDLLQAHILGGFVLLALLTGLLAGSYPAFYLSVFNPLDVIKGRFVNSVSATALRRGLVVFQFVISIGLVVATIVIQGQIRFMKEQPLGFNKEQQIVIPFRSAESRKAYTALKNELLQDSRITAASGTAYYPGILNPSDMSVYLPGQTVNEDNVVKTNWVAPDFMSAMGFQLAAGRMFSNEFPGDTNYKMVVNEATLRKFGVPLEKAVGQRLLFNNGGDTPGSVEVVGVVKDFHFQDLHKAIEPYAFFLNLKPEHNYLIAHIEGKNAAATLPFIEGKWKSLVPDEPFAYTFLDEDFEKNYAADARTSRLVNAFTIISILISCLGLFGLAAFAAQQRIKEIGVRKVLGASVTSIVGLLSGDFVKLVVISIVIATPLTWYLMNRWLDDFAYKITLQWWMFAGAGALAVVIALLTVSTQAVKAAVTNPVKSLKSE from the coding sequence ATGATTAGAAACTATCTTAAAATTGCTTGGAGGAATGTCTTGAAGAACAAGATGTTTTCCGTTATCAATGTCTTCGGCCTCTCGGTCGGGATGACTTGTTGCATGCTCCTGCTGCTGTATATTTTGAGCGAGGTTTCGTTCGATAAGCACCAGGAGCATGTGAACGAGCTGTACCTGGTCCGGTCGGAAAATGTGCAGCCGAACGGCGAAAAAATGGACAACCCCCGCGCGCCGGCGCCTTACGCGCATGCATTGAAAGCCGAATATCCGGAAATCGTGCAGGTGACGCGCGCGTGGCAGAATTTCCTGGAAGATAAGGCGCTGCTCACCGTGGAGCGGCCCGGCAATGCGCCGCTCTCTTTTTATGAAACCAAAGGCACACACGTCGATTCGACGTTTTTTGACGTTTTTACCTACCAATTCCTGGAAGGACACCCTACCGCGGCGCTTAACGATCCGCATTCGATCGTGCTGTCCGATGTGCTGGCTAAAAAGCTGTTCGGCGATCAGCCGGCATTGAACCGGACAATCCGCGTCGGCGGGAAAACCGGGCATAACCAGAACTTCAAAGTCACCGGCGTGGTCCGCGACGAGAGTGCCCGGTCGCACATCGACGCCCGCTATTTTGTGACATTCCAGGTCGGCTGGATCGGCGATTACCTGCGCCAGCCCGAGCATGATTTCACCAGCAACAACATGTTTTATCATTACCTGCGCCTCAGGCCAGGTACCGATCCCGCTTCATTCGAGGCGAAACTGCCGGCATTCATCGAAAAATATGCCCGGAAAGACCTTAAAATCGCCGGATATGATAAAAAGCTGGTATTGCTCCCCGTCCGCGACATCCACCTTTTCAGCCAGATCGACCGCATCCTGTCCGCAACCACGAGCGCTACTTACCTGTACGTCCTCGCCAGCATTGCAGTATTTACGTTGCTGATCGCCTGCATCAATTTCATGAACCTCGCTACTGCCCGCTCCGCCAAACGCGCGGCCGAAGTAGGCATGCGTAAGGTCATGGGCGCCAACAAAAGCAGCCTCATCGGTCAGTTTTTGGGTGAGTCACTGGTGCTTACGTTTCTCGGACTGCTGATTGCCGTGGCGGCGGTGGCCTTGCTGCTGCCTTTTTTCAATCAGCTGGCCGACAAGACGCTTACCGTGGACGATCTGCTGCAAGCGCACATTTTGGGCGGATTCGTGCTTTTGGCATTGCTCACGGGCTTGCTGGCAGGAAGTTACCCCGCGTTTTATTTGTCGGTTTTCAACCCGCTGGACGTGATCAAGGGCCGGTTTGTCAACTCGGTATCTGCCACGGCATTGCGGCGCGGGCTGGTAGTATTCCAATTTGTGATTTCGATCGGCCTCGTCGTCGCCACGATCGTGATCCAGGGGCAGATCCGGTTTATGAAAGAACAGCCGCTGGGCTTCAACAAGGAACAGCAGATCGTGATCCCGTTCCGCAGCGCGGAGTCGAGAAAGGCTTACACAGCGCTTAAAAACGAACTTTTGCAGGATTCCCGCATTACTGCGGCCTCCGGCACCGCATATTATCCGGGTATCCTCAATCCGAGCGATATGTCGGTGTACTTGCCCGGGCAGACGGTGAATGAAGACAATGTAGTGAAAACCAACTGGGTAGCGCCGGATTTTATGTCGGCAATGGGCTTCCAGCTGGCGGCCGGACGCATGTTCTCGAACGAGTTTCCCGGCGATACCAATTATAAAATGGTTGTCAATGAAGCCACTTTGCGGAAGTTTGGCGTTCCGCTGGAAAAGGCCGTGGGGCAGCGCTTGTTGTTCAACAATGGCGGCGACACACCCGGCAGCGTCGAGGTGGTGGGCGTGGTGAAGGATTTCCATTTCCAGGATTTGCACAAGGCCATCGAACCTTACGCATTCTTCCTCAATTTGAAACCTGAACACAACTACCTGATCGCCCACATCGAAGGAAAGAATGCGGCGGCCACGTTGCCTTTTATTGAAGGTAAATGGAAGTCGCTTGTGCCCGACGAGCCTTTTGCCTACACTTTCCTGGATGAGGATTTCGAGAAGAACTACGCTGCCGATGCCCGCACTTCCAGGCTTGTGAATGCATTTACAATCATTTCCATCCTGATTTCCTGCCTCGGACTGTTCGGTCTGGCCGCATTTGCTGCCCAGCAGCGGATCAAGGAAATAGGTGTGCGAAAAGTACTTGGCGCGTCGGTGACCAGTATCGTAGGATTGCTATCGGGCGATTTTGTGAAGCTCGTAGTCATTTCCATCGTGATAGCCACGCCGCTGACGTGGTACCTCATGAACCGCTGGCTGGATGATTTCGCCTACAAAATCACCCTGCAATGGTGGATGTTTGCCGGCGCCGGTGCATTGGCCGTCGTTATCGCATTGCTGACGGTGAGCACACAGGCTGTGAAAGCCGCCGTCACGAATCCTGTAAAGTCATTGAAATCGGAATGA
- a CDS encoding ABC transporter permease, whose translation MFKNYFKIALRNLWKSKGYAFINVVGLAVAFCVSVFLFLTAYFALSYDNFHADKDRIYEPYFFANDPERVNRTASMPFPITPALKAEYPEIEAVARVVNGSDVVEYKGKYLDKNIKFTEPDFFKIFSFPFLQGNAQTAFQDLSSIIITENMAKAVFGAEDPMGKSVQIGLEGSKKSYVVTGVLADFPANSSLQFDAFLRSENAGGYQQQKDQWDAFSHNIFLKLKPGVDKLAFERKLKPFTAKYFAETVTKLKKKGAKPDERGDLYALRLQKLEDVHFNREISGGKEGSLIYALMGIGLFILLIACINFINLNVARSFIRAREVGVRKSLGALKQQLFFQIWGEAGVVCFLGFLAGVILAVLLVPSFNATFRSKLTLDYIFEPDKIALLVGLFLFVTLIAGGYPALQMSRFNAVQVLKGKVSLKKPGILRNSLIVAQFALSSLLICCTIIAMQQVDHLRSQPLGFQKEEVISIPVGNKVDGQTALRRMRNRLAGDPNVVSVTGSGVNLGMGLDRSSSRSSIGFTFKEREIETDWLHISYDYLKTLNIKLIAGREFNPAYPTDSMGRVIITESMAKAIGEQDPVGKFFQTDTAGIKHQIIGVVPDFNLYSSKAEKKPVTMYLSNNEGIGYIFVRVTPQSLATSMDKLKGIWKEITPESEFIGSFIDENTNNWYMEEQRLSQIFSLASAVAVILSCLGLFAVALIVMEQRTKEIGVRKVLGASIGSLVFVLSRDFVKLVLIAILISTPAAWYLMQLWLDHYPYRIEISPLVFVGVGLVAVLVAIATVSFQSIKAALMNPVKSLRSE comes from the coding sequence ATGTTCAAAAACTATTTCAAAATCGCGCTGCGGAACCTTTGGAAAAGCAAGGGTTATGCATTTATCAATGTCGTGGGCCTGGCCGTGGCGTTTTGTGTGAGCGTTTTCCTATTTCTCACGGCCTACTTTGCGCTTTCTTACGACAACTTTCATGCCGACAAGGACAGGATTTACGAGCCGTATTTTTTCGCCAACGATCCCGAACGGGTGAACCGCACGGCCTCGATGCCGTTCCCGATCACCCCGGCATTAAAGGCCGAATATCCTGAGATTGAAGCCGTCGCACGGGTAGTCAACGGATCGGACGTGGTGGAGTACAAGGGCAAGTATCTGGATAAGAATATCAAGTTCACCGAGCCCGATTTCTTCAAAATCTTCTCGTTTCCATTTCTTCAGGGCAATGCGCAAACGGCTTTCCAGGACCTGAGCAGCATTATCATCACTGAAAACATGGCGAAAGCGGTTTTCGGAGCGGAAGACCCGATGGGCAAAAGCGTGCAGATAGGGTTGGAGGGGAGTAAAAAGAGCTACGTCGTCACGGGCGTGCTGGCGGATTTTCCTGCCAACTCGTCCCTGCAATTCGATGCATTTTTGCGCAGCGAGAATGCAGGCGGCTACCAGCAGCAAAAGGACCAGTGGGACGCATTTTCGCATAATATATTCCTGAAATTGAAACCCGGTGTGGATAAGCTGGCATTTGAACGAAAGCTGAAACCTTTCACCGCCAAATATTTTGCCGAAACGGTCACGAAGCTTAAAAAGAAAGGTGCAAAGCCCGACGAAAGAGGCGATTTGTATGCATTGCGCCTGCAAAAACTGGAAGATGTTCATTTTAACCGTGAAATATCCGGCGGTAAGGAAGGCTCACTGATTTATGCGCTGATGGGCATCGGGCTGTTTATTTTGCTTATCGCTTGTATCAATTTTATCAACCTGAATGTAGCGCGGTCGTTCATCCGTGCGCGTGAGGTGGGCGTGCGCAAGTCGCTGGGTGCATTGAAACAGCAGCTTTTCTTCCAGATCTGGGGCGAAGCGGGCGTGGTGTGTTTTCTGGGTTTCCTTGCCGGTGTGATACTGGCCGTCCTGCTTGTGCCGTCGTTCAACGCAACATTCCGGTCCAAGCTGACGCTGGATTACATTTTCGAACCCGACAAAATCGCATTGCTCGTTGGCCTGTTCCTTTTTGTGACCCTCATCGCCGGCGGTTATCCTGCCCTGCAAATGTCGCGGTTCAATGCGGTGCAAGTTTTGAAAGGCAAAGTATCGCTCAAAAAGCCTGGGATTCTCAGGAATTCGCTGATTGTGGCACAGTTTGCGCTTTCGAGCCTGCTTATCTGCTGCACGATCATCGCCATGCAGCAGGTGGATCACCTGCGTAGCCAGCCGCTTGGTTTTCAGAAAGAAGAGGTGATCAGCATTCCGGTCGGCAACAAGGTCGACGGGCAAACTGCGCTGCGCCGGATGAGAAACCGCCTTGCCGGCGATCCGAATGTGGTAAGTGTTACAGGCTCAGGCGTGAACCTCGGTATGGGCCTCGACAGAAGCAGTTCCCGCAGTTCTATTGGTTTTACATTTAAAGAACGTGAGATTGAAACCGACTGGCTGCATATTAGTTATGATTATCTCAAAACATTGAATATCAAATTAATAGCCGGCCGCGAGTTCAACCCTGCATATCCAACCGACTCCATGGGCCGGGTGATCATCACCGAAAGCATGGCCAAAGCCATCGGCGAGCAGGACCCTGTCGGCAAATTCTTTCAGACAGATACCGCGGGCATCAAGCATCAGATCATCGGAGTGGTGCCGGATTTTAACCTGTATTCATCCAAAGCCGAAAAGAAACCGGTTACAATGTACCTTTCGAATAACGAAGGCATCGGCTACATCTTTGTGCGCGTGACGCCGCAGAGCCTGGCCACTTCGATGGATAAGCTGAAAGGCATTTGGAAGGAAATTACGCCGGAATCGGAGTTTATCGGGTCGTTCATCGATGAGAACACGAACAACTGGTATATGGAGGAGCAGCGGCTTTCGCAGATTTTCAGTCTGGCATCCGCGGTGGCGGTGATATTGTCCTGCCTGGGGCTGTTTGCAGTAGCGCTGATCGTCATGGAGCAGCGTACGAAGGAAATCGGTGTGCGCAAAGTGTTGGGCGCGAGCATCGGCAGCCTGGTGTTCGTACTGTCCCGGGATTTTGTAAAACTGGTGCTCATCGCCATTTTGATCTCCACGCCCGCCGCCTGGTATCTGATGCAATTGTGGCTCGATCACTATCCTTACCGCATTGAAATCAGTCCGCTGGTTTTCGTAGGAGTAGGGTTGGTGGCCGTGCTGGTAGCCATCGCCACGGTGAGTTTCCAGAGCATTAAAGCCGCATTGATGAACCCGGTGAAATCGCTGCGGAGCGAGTAG